Genomic segment of Candidatus Nealsonbacteria bacterium:
GATATTTTTATAGTTTTACCGCCATTGTTTGGGGCACGGAAATAGAAAGTTTCAACAAGCCGGTTATTTTAAATTTAACTTACAAGGACAATCAAATCGAAACGCTTGATGAGTTAACTCTATCTATAAATTATTGGGACTCAATTTCTTCTAAGTGGGTCGCTTTGGCTAGCGCAGTTGATTCCAGTAATAATATTTTAACTGCCACTACCACCAATTTGAATTATTTCCGGCCGACCGCCACTGCCGATAAAATATCTTTATTTACTATTTTTGGCGAAGCTAAAAAGCCAGAATCAACAACAACTGAAGAACTGGTTCAAGAAAAAGAGCCGGAAATTCCGCCAACCAGCCAAGAGAAACCAATCAGCCAGATGACCATTGAAGAATTACAAAAAAAGATTATTGAAGTTTTGAATCAGGTCAATGTTTTGAAAACCCAGCTCTCTGAAATTAAAGTCAAAAGTATTTATGAAGGAATTCCCGATAACTTTGCTTTTAAAAATAATCTTAAATACGGCCAAAATTCAGAGGAAATAAAATATCTCCAAATTATTCTTAAAAAGGAAATCGGTTCTCCTGATTATCCCGAAAGTCTCTCTGTTACCAATTGGTTCGGTCCCATTACCCGCCAATGCGTTATAAGATTTCAGGAAAAATATTCTTTTGAAATTTTAAAACCTTTGTTTTTGGAAAAAGGAACAGGATTGGTGGGGGAAAAAACAAGAGAAAAACTCAATTATTTATTGGGGAAATAGTCTTTTTTAAAAAAGAAGGGAGAAAGCAGCTTCTTCAAGAAAGAAGATTTTTTGTTATTTTTTTAAAAAATATGTTAATATAATTTTAATAAGTTTTCGGCAGTTTATTTTTTATTTTATGGCAAGAAGCAATTCTTTTAAAAAAATTTTATTTTTAGCATTATTTTTGGTTTTTTTAAGTTTACCTTTTTTTAGCTTTGCCGACGACTCTTTGGGACAGAAGAAAGAGTTTTTTATCGAGCCTTCTTATGACATTAACAACAGAGATAAAATAAGCGCAACTTTGAGAGTGAGTACAAACCAAATTTATTTTTATGTTGAAGATGAATGGTGGGATAAATTCGGAACAAGCAAGGAAGCAGAAATCAAATCGGCTCTTATTTCTCTTTCCCAGTTTTTTCAGGATAAAACTTATCCCATTTTAACTTCAACTTTCGGTTCGGAATGGAAACCCGGAATAGATAAGGACAATAGGATTGCTGTTCTTTTTCACTCAATGAAAGAAGAGGCGGCCGGTTATTTTAAAGCCAACGACGAATATCCCAAGTTACAGGCCCAGAATTCTAATGAGAGGGAAATGGTTTATTTAAATACAAAAAACATTATAAGCCCTTTGTCTAAAATTTTTCTTGCTCATGAATTTTTGCATTTGATTACCTTTAACCAAAAAGAAAAAAAATACGGCGTGACAGAAGATACTTGGCTGAATGAAGCCAGGGCCGAATATACTCCAATGCTTATTGGCCCTGACAGCGATTACCAAAAGAGCTATTTGGGAGAAAGAGTAAATATTTTTTTAGACAATCCTTCAGATTCTTTAACTGAATGGAACGGAGGTGTTGCTGATTACGGGGCCCTGAATCTTTTTACTTATTATTTAGTTGAGAAATACGGCGTTAAAATTTTAATAGACTCTCTCAATTCAAAGGAAACCGGCATAAAAAGCCTAGATGAGGTTTTAATCAAAAACGGCTTTAAAGATAATTTTTCCCGGATTTTTACCGATTGGACCCTTGCAGTGTTCGTTAACGATTGTTCTTTTGGTGAAAAATATTGTTACCAGAATAAAAGCTTAAAATTTATCCGAGTAATGCCCTCGATTAATTTTTTACCTTTTGGGTCCAAAAGTAATTTAATCGTTAACCAAAGCACGAAAGATTGGTCGGGCAATTGGGTCAAGTTTATTGGAGGAAAGGGGATTCTGAAGATTGAATTTATCGGAAAATCAGATAAATTATTTAAAATTCCTTATCTTTTAAAGGATATCTCCGGCAAATATATTCTTAACTTTTTGCAGCTTGATGAAAATCAAAAAGGGGAGATTTTAATTCCAGGATTTTTAACGGAAATCAGCTCAATTACTTTGATTCCTTCAGCCCAAAGCAAAACTTCAGGGTTTTCAAACACTGAACTTGAGACTTATTTTTCCTGGTCTGCCTCCATTGTCAGCGAACAAGAATTAAAAGAAGAATCAGACTCAATATATTTGGAAAAACCCCTTTCAAGTATGACTAAAGAAGAAATTTCAAATAAAATAGTCGAACTTGTTGAATTAATAAATCAGCTTAGAAGCCAGCTCGCCACCCTTGGGACGGATAAAGAAACAGAATCCGAGGTTCCTGTTCCTTTTCCCTGCGGAAGATTCGAAGAAGACCTTTCCTATGGATTAATAGATAGTCCTAAAGTTAACTGTCTTCAAGAGTTTCTAAAATCTCAAGGAGATGATATTTATCCCGAAGGCTTGATAACAGGAAATTTTCTTTCTTTAACCAAGTCTGCTGTTATTCGCTTTCAGGAAAAATATGCTGACAGTATATTAATTCCCTTAGGATTAAAAGAGGGGACTGGTTTTGTAGGAGTTGCAACCCGCGCCAAAATCAATGAACTTCTTCAAAATAAAAATTTTTAAAGTTATCCACAGCGTAAATTTTTCGTAGATAAACTAAAATAAAGCCATAAAGGTCGAAAAGACTAAATATTTTTTAAATTAGGTTTTATGAAAAATAAAGGTTCTTTATATTTGGGACTAACAGTTATTTCTTGTGTTTTTTTGATTACCTTGGGTTGGGTTTATTGGGTTTATGGAACCGCGATTGGAGCAAATATTAGTACCGTTGATTTTACTGCTTCCGGCAATGCCACTACTAGCGGTAATTTTGCAGTTACGGGATCCACTGTTTTGGCTACTACAACAATTGGACATGATGGAACAGCCATTAATACAATTCTGCATGGAACAATAGCCATAGACCCCCCTTCAATTGCTGCTTCTTCAACTGGAATAGGAACCGCTGCTTTAGCCAGTGCTACAGCTGATATGCAGTGTTTTATTCAAGCTCCCTGGAATTTAAATGATGATTTGGTTCCTAAGGGGTGTACAACAACTGCTGATGTAATCGGAGTTTATCTTTATAATTCTGATCAACTTAACGCGGCAATTAATGACACTTCAAAGACTTGGGGATATATTTTGGTAAAATAAAAATTAGATAAAAAAATCTAATAAAATAATGAAAACAGTCAAAATTCCCTTTTATATTCTAGGAGGATTATTTCTTCTGCTTATTTTCCCTGGTCAAATCCAAGCAGCTAATATTAGTTTTGCTTCCGATACAGAAGTCAGTTTTACCGGCGTATCGCCAATTGTTTATATTAATTCCGGTTCCGCCTGTGATTCTCTAATAGTTACCGCATCTGCCCTTAATGCTGATATTTCAGACGCTAGCAATTTTACTCTGGAAACAACAGCTCATACTATTTTAGGAGCAACTGCGTCAGGCGGAACAATAAACGTGGCTATAGATACCACTTATTTAGGTGGCGGTTATATCAGCCAATGGACAGCGAGCAGTACTCTTGCTGCAGCTACAGCAGCTTTTAGCGTAGGAGTTTCTTCTGATTCGGATTTTTATACAATAAAAGTGGACGGCTCTGTATTTAGTAATTATCAAGCTGTTGGCGGAACAGTAAGTTTTACTTATAATGGTGGTTTTTCCAGTAAGACCTTTACTATAAACTCTTTACCTAGGGGTGGTTTAGTGGGAGGCACGACCGCTCCATCTACCACCTCAGCTACAACAGCTACAACCACAACAGAGACAACAACGGTTCCAACAACCAAGCCTGTTTCTGAAATGAGCATTGAAGAGTTAAAAGCAGAAATTACAAGAATTACCGCTTTGATTCTCCAGCTTCAATCTCAATTAAGTGGTATTTCGGGAGAAGTGATTAACTGGGATTCAAGTGATTTTACTTTCAAGAACACCTTGAAATTCGGGATGGTTTTACCTGAAGTCAAATACTTGCAGCTTTTTTTGAATTCTGATTCTCAGACCAAACTTACTGATGTAGGAGTTGGTTCACCGGGAGATGAAACAAATTTTTTTGGTGTTTTAACCAAAGCCGCGGTTGTCAAATTCCAGGAAAAATACGCTTCTGAGATTCTGACACCGTTAGGATTAACCAAGGGTACTGGAATTGTTGGCAAAGCGACTATAAATAAAATAAATTCACTTCTAGGGAAATAAAAATAGATAATATTTAATTAAGACGATCCAATAACCCCTCATTAGGGAGGGGTTATTTATTTTCCAAACTTAATACTTTTTTCGCTAAAAAGGGGACGAAGTTTTTTTAGTTCGTTTAGTGGGAGCTGTGGAAAACCCCTTATTTTTATCTATATTCGAACCTATTGACACCTATTGACACCCTTTGAAGGGTGCTTTATTATAAAGAAGTATATCATAATTGGTAATTGAACAACTAACGGCGCCAGTTCTTTAATAATGGCAGTCGTTAGTTTTTATAAATAAAAATTATGCCTGAAATAAAACCAAACGAAATTTATACAACCAAAGAAACCCAGGATTTTTTGAAAATTAGTGAGAGCACGATTAAGAGAATGTTAAAACGAGGAATTATAAAGGCTTATAAGGTAGGCGGAACTTACAGAATTTGGGGAAGCGAGATATTGCAGTTAATTTCTCCAAAAGTTGAATCAAAAGTTTATAAGGCCTACGATCATCTTAGGGAAAAAACGAGAAAAACAATTGAAAAATGGTAAGCTGCTATGCCAAGAAATAAAAATAAAAAAACAGTTGTTGCAGTTTCCGGAGGATTTGACCCTATTCATATAGGGCATATTCGTTTATTTAACGAGGCCAAAAAGCTTGGAGATGAGCTGATGGTTATTTTAAATAACGACAACTGGCTTATGGAAAAGAAGGGTTTTTTATTAATGTCTGAAAAGGAACGCAAAGAGATTATAGAATCATTAAGTTCGGTTGATAGAGTTATAATTTCTAAGCATCGCAAAGGTTTTAAAGACAGAAGCGTGTGTGCAGAACTGGCGAGCTTGAAGCCTGATATTTTTGCAAACGGGGGAGACAGAGATAAAACAGATGCTCAAAAAAAATCTTCTTCTTTAAGTCCGGAACAGGCATTATGCCAAAAATTAGGAATTAAAATGGTTTTTAACGTCGGTCGAGGCGGAAAAATCCAATCGAGTTCTTGGTTGGCAAAAAAATTTCCTAAATCAATAAAAAAAATTTTTGAAATTTAATGAAACAATATATAGGTAAAAAAATCGGCATTTTGGGGTATGGGGAAGTTGGCCAGGCAATAGCTGAATTTTACCGGAATCCTCGAGTTAAGGATCTAAAAAGAGACGACGGACTAAAAGGCGTGGAAATTTTAAATATTTGCATTCCATGGAATGATAATTTTGTAAAGATAGTTAGTAAAGAAATAAAAGAAATAAAGCCAAAATTAACAATCATTCATTCTACTGTTGCTCCGGGCACTACCCAAAAAATTATTTCTGGCTTGCCCCGAGCTTGTCGAAGGGTTGTTCATAGCCCCATCAGGGGAATACATCCTAATCTTTATAAGGGGATTAAAACTTTTGTAAAATATATCGGAACCGATGATGAAAAAGCGGGAGAAACTGCAAAAAGACATTTAGAAAGTTTAGGAATTAAAACAAAAATATTTCAGCCTTCAGTAACCACTGAAATAGGAAAACTTTTTGATACGACTTATTACGGGCTTTGCATCGCTTGGCACGGAGAAATGAAAAAAATGAGCGATAAATTAGGGATAAACTTTGAAGAAGCGGTAACGAATTTCAATGAAACTTATAACGACGGCTATAAGGCGTTGGGGAAATTGAATGTTATTCGTCCCGTTCTTTATCCTCCGGAAAACGGAGTCAAGGGACATTGCATCCTTTCTAACGCGGAGATTCTTAATAAAAATTTTAAAAGCGAAGCATTGGATTTAATTCTAAAATACAAACCGAAAAATAAAAATAAAAAATAATATGGAACAGGGAAAAACAAAAAAAGCTTTAATTACGGGAGTTACCGGCCAAGACGGTTCTTATTTGGCCGAACTTTTATTAAAAAAGGGCTACGATGAGGTTCATGGTATAATTCGCAGGTCAAGCAGTTTTCATACCGGTCGGATAGAACATATTTATCAAGACCCTCACGTTGAAGGAATAAAATTATTTTTGCACTACGGGGACCTTACTGATACGGGGAATATTGAAAAATTGGTTAACAAAATAAAACCCGATGAAATATATCATTTAGGGGCAATGTCTCATGTCAGGGTCAGTTTTGATATGCCCGAATATACCGCCAACACTTCAGGACTGGGAACATTAAGGATTTTGGAAGCCATAAAAAATTCCGGCTTGCCGATAAAATTTTATCAAGCCAGTTCCAGCGAGATGTTTGGTTCCTGTCCGCCTCCTCAGAACGAAAAAACTTCTTTTCATCCCAGAAGTCCCTATGCTTGTGCCAAAGTTTTTGCTTATCATACGGTCAGACTTTACAGAGAAGCTTATGGAATATTTGCTTCTAACGGCATTCTTTTTAATCACGAATCTCACAGAAGGGGAGAAACATTTGTCACCAGAAAAATAACCCGAGGAATTGCCAGAATTAAAGCCGGATTAGACAAGAAGATTTATTTAGGTAATTTAGAAGCGAGGAGAGACTGGGGTTTTACTCCGGAATATGTTTATGCAATGTATTTAATTCTTCAACATTCAACGCCCGATGATTTTGTTGTTGCTACCGGAGAGAGTCATTCCGTAAGAGAATTTTTAGAAGAGGCCTTTAATTACTCCGGCTTGGGAGACTGGAAACAATATGTAGAAATTGACCCCAGATATTTCAGGCCATCTGAAGTTGAAGTTTTGATTGGCGACGCCAGTAAAGCAAAAGAAAAAATCGGCTGGGAATCAAAGATTAAATTTAAAGATTTGGTTAAAATTATGGTTGATGCTGATTTGAAATTTCATAATTTGGCGCTTCCTGGAGAAGGAGAAAAGGTTTTAAAAGAAAAATTTCCCGAGAAATGGTGGGGAATAGATTAATTTTTTTGAAAGCGAATTTTAAAAATATCTTATCAGTTAATAAAAATATGATCAAAGCATCAAAAACAAAATTAGATAACGTGCTGTTATTCCAGTTTGAGCATTTTGAGGACCATAGAGGGACATATGCGCCGGTCTATCATAAAGAAGATTATGCTGCGGTTATGAAAAAGGAACTGGGCAAGGAAGTAGAATTTATAGAGGACGATTATGCTTTCTCGCGGAAAAATGTTTTGAGGGGAATTCATGGAGATAATAGAACTTGGAAACTGGTGACATGCATGTTTGGTAGTTTTTATATTGTGGTGGTCAATTGCGATGAAAAATCGGATAATTTCGGGAAATGGGAAAGTTTTGTTTTATCAAGAGAAAACGGTAAACAAATTTTGATTCCCCCGAAATATGGTAACGCCTACTTGATTTTAAGTGATGAAGCAATTTTTCATTATAAGCAGTCCTGTTATTATCAGGGGTCAGAAAAACAATTTACATATAAATATAATGATCCTCGATTTAATATCCGATGGCCGGTCAAAAACCCAATACTTTCCAAAAGGGATGAAACAGGGATATAAATTAAAATAATGAAAATAACAATAGAAAAAATTAAAAGAAAATCTATTGAAATGCCGAGAAATTTTTTCTTATTTAAAGTAGGGCCTATTCTTCGTTTTTTAAAAAAACGTCCGTTACCCGAAAATTCCGATAGAAAAATTTTAATTCATATAGGTTGCGGAGATTTTAACGATTCAAGATATATCAATGTGGATACCAGGTCGGGATGGCATATTCATCATAAAGATTCAGTCGAAAATATCAATAAAATATTTCCCGAAAATTATGCCGATTTGATATATGCCTGCATGGTTTTGGAGCACGTGTCTTACTTGAAGCTTTCTGAGGTTTTCAAAAATTTATACAAATCATTAAAAACCGGAGGAGTTTTACGGGTGTCCGTTCCGAATTTCGATGTTATTTTAGAAATGTATAAAGAAACAAAGTCCATCGAAGGAATCACGCCTCCTTTGATGGGAGGACAAGGATATGCCGATAATTTTCATTATTCGGTTTTTAATGAAAAATTTCTAAGAGAACTATTTGTAAAAAACGGCTTTAAAGATGTAAAGAGTTGGATTCCGGGCGCGGCTCTTTATCATAATTTTAACGATTGGTCAGGAAGAAGGTTTCCCCTCGGAGGCAAGGAATGGGAAATCAGTTTAAATATCGAAGCTGTAAAGTAATAATTATTAATTTTTCATATTTTTATTATGCAAAAAAAAATCATACCCCAAACCGAACCCTTTTTGGGCAAAGAGGAGTTAAAAGAAGTTTCCGATTGCATAAAAGCCAAATGGATAAGCGGAGGCCCTAAACTGAAAAAGTTTCAGGAAAAAATTGCAAAAATTTGTGGTGTAAAACACGCAATCGGGGTCTGCAACGGAACCCAGGCTTTATATGTGGGATTAAAAATTTTGGGGATTGGTTCCGGAGACGAAGTAATCGTTCCCGATTTTACCTTTATTGCTTCGGCGAACGCGGTAATTTGGGCCGGAGGAACGCCGGTTTTTGTCGATATTGATGCAAAAACTTTTAACATTAACCCTGAAAAAATCGAAGAAGTTATAACCCCAAAGACAAAAGCCATTATGCCGGTTCATATTTACGGCCAGTCGGCCGATATGGGCAGGATTATGGAAATTGCCAAGAAACATAATTTATTTGTGATTGAAGATGCGGCTCAGGGGATTATGGTAAGTTTTCAGGGGAAACCGGTGGGGGGATTTGGCGATGTCGGCTGCATGTCTTTTTATGCCGATAAAGTTCTGACAACAGGCGAGGGTGGAATGGTTCTGACAAATAACGATGAATTATTTAAAAAAGCCACCATTCTTTTAAACCAGGGCAGAACCGGCCGGGGATGGTATATCCACGACTACATGGGTTATAATTTTCGTTTAACCGACCTTCAGGCTGCTGTCGGCTTGGCTCAGATAAAAAAGTTGCCTGACATTATCAGTAAAAGAAATAAAATAGAAAAACTTTATCAAAAATATTTGGCCGGAGTAAAAGGCATTAAATTTCCATATGTTGATCCTAGGGGGAAAAGAGTTCCCTGGAGAATGATTATTTTGGTTGAAAAGCCAAAAGAGCTTTCGGAATTTTTAGATAAAGAAGGTATTAAAACCGTCAGGACTTTTTATCCGTTGCACCTTCAGCCTTGTTATAATATCGCCGGTGATTTTCCTAATTCTTTTTTTGCCTACGAAAAAATTTTGCGGTTACCTTCCGCGACCGCTTTGACCGAAAGGGAAGTTCGGTACGTTTGCGATAAGATTAAATTATTTTTTAAAAAAACCGGTAAAAAATAATTTTATGAAATTAGAGGCTTTAAGCAATGTTAAAAAATTTTTATTTGACAACACCACGGTCAGGCAGACGATTTCCAAGAATTATTTCTGGCTGATAGCTGGAGCGGGAATTAATAAATTATTGAAAATGGTTTTGATAATTTATGCCGCCCGAATTCTCGGAGTTACCGAATACGGAAAATTCAGTTTCGCATTGGCTTTTGTTTCATTGTTTATCGTTTTTCATGATTTCGGTTTGCCGGCTACCATTACCCGAGAGTTTGCCAGAGAAAAAGAGAAAGAAAAAGAATTTTATTCCGTTCTTTCTTTCACGGCTTTACTGGCGGTGGTGGCGTTGACTTTAATTTTATCGGGTTCTTTTTTTATAACTCAAGACCCGGGCATAAGGATAATAATTTTAATTCTAGCTCTTTTTAGCCTGATCAACGGTTTCGCAGTGGTTTTCTACGCTTTTTTTCAGGCGCGGCAAAGAATGGAGTATCAAATGTGGGCTGAAACATTGCAATCGATATTGGTAGTTGGAATGGGTTTATTCGTTCTTTTTAAAATGCCTTCGGTTGAAAATTTCAGTTACAGTTATCTGTTCGCGGCGATTATTTCTTTTATTTTTGTTTTGTTTTTTTTCAATTTTAAAATTTTTCCGTTAAGAATTTGTTGGGAAAAATCAGTTTGGAAAAAATTTTTTATCATGGCTTTGCCTTTAGGTTTAGCGGGCTCTTTTGGTTCCCTTTACAGTTATACCGATTCGGTAATCATGGGTTATCTTGGCATGATTAACGAGACGGGCTGGTATAACGCGGCGTATAGAATTTCTTTTACAGCATTCATTTTTATCGGCTTAATTTCTTCAAGTTTTTATCCCGTTTTGAGTGAAAATTTTAGAAAATCAAAAGAAATGCTGCAAAAAGTCTGGAATTATGAGATAGAAATAATAATTATTTTGGTATTTCTTTTTGTTACCGGCGGGATAGTTCTCGCTTCAAAGATTATTAATTTTGCTTACGGGCCGGCCTTTTTCCCTTCAATCTTAGCTTTTCAAATTTTAATTGTTACTACGGGGATAACCTTGTTTTACACAACCTTGAAAGATTTATTAATCGTCGCCAATTTGCAAAAAAAGTTTTTTATCGCCATCGCCGCGGGGGCGATAATAAATATTATTTTAAATTTAATTCTAATTCCGCGTTACAGCCTTTACGGTTCGGCGGTTGCCACAACAATAACCCATTCTCTGATTTTAATTACGTTGGCCATTTTCATTTTAAAATATACTTCTATTCGGCTTTCCATCAGGAAAGTCGGGTTGACCGCATTAATTTCGTTAATTTCAAGTTTTGCGATGTATTTTATTATTTCCCGACCCGAAATTTATAATCTTAATGTTTTTATTTCTATTATTATCGGGGCTGCCATATACTTCTTGGCATTTTTTTCTTTAAGGTATTCATTTAAAAAGTTACTTTTATGTCTAAACTAAAAATTATTACAATAGTCGGTGATTCACTGTCTATGGTCAGGTCCGGCAAAGAAATTTTTAATTTTTATCAAGACACGTACCCTTTTTTATTACAAGAATTGCTTTGGATTGATAACTATCTTGTGGTTTTAAGAAGCCGCATAAGAAATAATGTTTTAACCGAATCCCTGAAGGAAAATCTCGAAGAAGATGTTTTGTTTAATAACTCCAGGTATGTCGTTTTGCACTTGGGGATTGTCGACTGCGCACCGAGGGCGTTTAGTCTAATGCAGGAAAGAATTTTATACGTTTTCAGTCAAACATCGGTTTTAAAATATTTTTCAAGATTAGCTTGGTGGTTTCAGTCAAGATACAGAAGATTTTTTACAAAATATTTTCCAAAAACTTATGTTTCAGAAGAAGAATTCAGGGAAAAATTCAGTTTTATTGTTCGGGAAATTAAAAATAAGGCAAAGCCTAAAAAAGTTTTTGTTATAAATATCGCCGACACAAACGACAAGAATAAATTAAAATCTTTTAATTTTGAGAAAAATATCTTAAATTACAATAAAATTATCGAAGATTTGGTTGCGGGAAATAAAGATTTCTGTGAACTAATAGACTTATACTCTCAAACAAAAAATAAAAAAGAATTTCTTTGGGAAGACGGCATTCATTTGATGAAGGGAGCGCACGATTATTTGGCGCAAACTTTATGCGAAAAAATAAAAAAAGAAGAGCAATTAAATCAGTAGATTTTTTAAAGATGAAAAAAACTATAAAAAAATGATAACATCGTAATATAATTAAGGCCATGAATAAAAAAACAAAAGGCAAGGTATTGCTTGTATATCCGAATTGCGAAGGTTCCGGCGGTATTCCTAACGGTTTAGCGCTTCTTTCCGGGTGCCTGAAAACAGCCGGTTTTGAAATAAAATGCTTTGACACCACTTTTTTAAATTCACCTCCGTTAACTTTTTTTTACAGAGAAAAGCATGGAGGAATGATGAAGGCCGAGTATAAAAAATTTTGGGGAGAATGGACTCCTGAGCTTGCCAAGCAAATACCCGATTTATTTAAAAAAACTATTGAAGAATTTCAACCCGATTTGATTGCCGTTAATATTATCGATG
This window contains:
- a CDS encoding methyltransferase domain-containing protein produces the protein MKITIEKIKRKSIEMPRNFFLFKVGPILRFLKKRPLPENSDRKILIHIGCGDFNDSRYINVDTRSGWHIHHKDSVENINKIFPENYADLIYACMVLEHVSYLKLSEVFKNLYKSLKTGGVLRVSVPNFDVILEMYKETKSIEGITPPLMGGQGYADNFHYSVFNEKFLRELFVKNGFKDVKSWIPGAALYHNFNDWSGRRFPLGGKEWEISLNIEAVK
- a CDS encoding DegT/DnrJ/EryC1/StrS family aminotransferase produces the protein MQKKIIPQTEPFLGKEELKEVSDCIKAKWISGGPKLKKFQEKIAKICGVKHAIGVCNGTQALYVGLKILGIGSGDEVIVPDFTFIASANAVIWAGGTPVFVDIDAKTFNINPEKIEEVITPKTKAIMPVHIYGQSADMGRIMEIAKKHNLFVIEDAAQGIMVSFQGKPVGGFGDVGCMSFYADKVLTTGEGGMVLTNNDELFKKATILLNQGRTGRGWYIHDYMGYNFRLTDLQAAVGLAQIKKLPDIISKRNKIEKLYQKYLAGVKGIKFPYVDPRGKRVPWRMIILVEKPKELSEFLDKEGIKTVRTFYPLHLQPCYNIAGDFPNSFFAYEKILRLPSATALTEREVRYVCDKIKLFFKKTGKK
- a CDS encoding adenylyltransferase/cytidyltransferase family protein, producing the protein MPRNKNKKTVVAVSGGFDPIHIGHIRLFNEAKKLGDELMVILNNDNWLMEKKGFLLMSEKERKEIIESLSSVDRVIISKHRKGFKDRSVCAELASLKPDIFANGGDRDKTDAQKKSSSLSPEQALCQKLGIKMVFNVGRGGKIQSSSWLAKKFPKSIKKIFEI
- the gmd gene encoding GDP-mannose 4,6-dehydratase — encoded protein: MEQGKTKKALITGVTGQDGSYLAELLLKKGYDEVHGIIRRSSSFHTGRIEHIYQDPHVEGIKLFLHYGDLTDTGNIEKLVNKIKPDEIYHLGAMSHVRVSFDMPEYTANTSGLGTLRILEAIKNSGLPIKFYQASSSEMFGSCPPPQNEKTSFHPRSPYACAKVFAYHTVRLYREAYGIFASNGILFNHESHRRGETFVTRKITRGIARIKAGLDKKIYLGNLEARRDWGFTPEYVYAMYLILQHSTPDDFVVATGESHSVREFLEEAFNYSGLGDWKQYVEIDPRYFRPSEVEVLIGDASKAKEKIGWESKIKFKDLVKIMVDADLKFHNLALPGEGEKVLKEKFPEKWWGID
- a CDS encoding flippase, yielding MKLEALSNVKKFLFDNTTVRQTISKNYFWLIAGAGINKLLKMVLIIYAARILGVTEYGKFSFALAFVSLFIVFHDFGLPATITREFAREKEKEKEFYSVLSFTALLAVVALTLILSGSFFITQDPGIRIIILILALFSLINGFAVVFYAFFQARQRMEYQMWAETLQSILVVGMGLFVLFKMPSVENFSYSYLFAAIISFIFVLFFFNFKIFPLRICWEKSVWKKFFIMALPLGLAGSFGSLYSYTDSVIMGYLGMINETGWYNAAYRISFTAFIFIGLISSSFYPVLSENFRKSKEMLQKVWNYEIEIIIILVFLFVTGGIVLASKIINFAYGPAFFPSILAFQILIVTTGITLFYTTLKDLLIVANLQKKFFIAIAAGAIINIILNLILIPRYSLYGSAVATTITHSLILITLAIFILKYTSIRLSIRKVGLTALISLISSFAMYFIISRPEIYNLNVFISIIIGAAIYFLAFFSLRYSFKKLLLCLN
- a CDS encoding helix-turn-helix domain-containing protein produces the protein MPEIKPNEIYTTKETQDFLKISESTIKRMLKRGIIKAYKVGGTYRIWGSEILQLISPKVESKVYKAYDHLREKTRKTIEKW
- a CDS encoding peptidoglycan-binding domain-containing protein; this translates as MKTVKIPFYILGGLFLLLIFPGQIQAANISFASDTEVSFTGVSPIVYINSGSACDSLIVTASALNADISDASNFTLETTAHTILGATASGGTINVAIDTTYLGGGYISQWTASSTLAAATAAFSVGVSSDSDFYTIKVDGSVFSNYQAVGGTVSFTYNGGFSSKTFTINSLPRGGLVGGTTAPSTTSATTATTTTETTTVPTTKPVSEMSIEELKAEITRITALILQLQSQLSGISGEVINWDSSDFTFKNTLKFGMVLPEVKYLQLFLNSDSQTKLTDVGVGSPGDETNFFGVLTKAAVVKFQEKYASEILTPLGLTKGTGIVGKATINKINSLLGK
- a CDS encoding dTDP-4-dehydrorhamnose 3,5-epimerase family protein — translated: MVGNRLIFLKANFKNILSVNKNMIKASKTKLDNVLLFQFEHFEDHRGTYAPVYHKEDYAAVMKKELGKEVEFIEDDYAFSRKNVLRGIHGDNRTWKLVTCMFGSFYIVVVNCDEKSDNFGKWESFVLSRENGKQILIPPKYGNAYLILSDEAIFHYKQSCYYQGSEKQFTYKYNDPRFNIRWPVKNPILSKRDETGI
- a CDS encoding peptidoglycan-binding domain-containing protein — encoded protein: MFHKKILICFFVIVAVFLFFSILKTAEATVDTTGEVFVTAQDGGKTSVMTDEETGASIELLPFAIDSNATLKINLKYRTDPLFSSQISAIPLEKNIIGRYFYSFTAIVWGTEIESFNKPVILNLTYKDNQIETLDELTLSINYWDSISSKWVALASAVDSSNNILTATTTNLNYFRPTATADKISLFTIFGEAKKPESTTTEELVQEKEPEIPPTSQEKPISQMTIEELQKKIIEVLNQVNVLKTQLSEIKVKSIYEGIPDNFAFKNNLKYGQNSEEIKYLQIILKKEIGSPDYPESLSVTNWFGPITRQCVIRFQEKYSFEILKPLFLEKGTGLVGEKTREKLNYLLGK
- a CDS encoding peptidoglycan-binding domain-containing protein, which gives rise to MARSNSFKKILFLALFLVFLSLPFFSFADDSLGQKKEFFIEPSYDINNRDKISATLRVSTNQIYFYVEDEWWDKFGTSKEAEIKSALISLSQFFQDKTYPILTSTFGSEWKPGIDKDNRIAVLFHSMKEEAAGYFKANDEYPKLQAQNSNEREMVYLNTKNIISPLSKIFLAHEFLHLITFNQKEKKYGVTEDTWLNEARAEYTPMLIGPDSDYQKSYLGERVNIFLDNPSDSLTEWNGGVADYGALNLFTYYLVEKYGVKILIDSLNSKETGIKSLDEVLIKNGFKDNFSRIFTDWTLAVFVNDCSFGEKYCYQNKSLKFIRVMPSINFLPFGSKSNLIVNQSTKDWSGNWVKFIGGKGILKIEFIGKSDKLFKIPYLLKDISGKYILNFLQLDENQKGEILIPGFLTEISSITLIPSAQSKTSGFSNTELETYFSWSASIVSEQELKEESDSIYLEKPLSSMTKEEISNKIVELVELINQLRSQLATLGTDKETESEVPVPFPCGRFEEDLSYGLIDSPKVNCLQEFLKSQGDDIYPEGLITGNFLSLTKSAVIRFQEKYADSILIPLGLKEGTGFVGVATRAKINELLQNKNF